A genome region from Stenotrophomonas maltophilia includes the following:
- a CDS encoding class I SAM-dependent methyltransferase, with protein MTVSDSTERFSSRVADYVRYRPDYPPALLEWLHGPMGVGHEAVVADIGAGTGISSRLFLATGHPVIAVEPNAAMRAASEQWLAPQYPRFSAIDGRAEATGLDDASVDLVSVAQAFHWFDTVAVRAEWQRILRPGGQALIYWNSRLLDASPFLVGYEQLLLDYGTDYTAVAERYQDDATMQAWFGAGLRGMVQLPNVQYLDLDALQGRLLSSSYAPQPGHPRHAPMIAALQDLFAAHAVDGQVAFEYRTRAFLGTLD; from the coding sequence ATGACCGTTTCCGACAGCACTGAACGCTTCAGCAGTCGCGTCGCCGATTACGTCCGCTACCGGCCCGACTACCCGCCCGCCCTGCTGGAGTGGCTGCATGGCCCCATGGGCGTGGGCCACGAGGCCGTGGTCGCCGACATCGGCGCCGGCACCGGCATTTCCAGCCGCCTGTTCCTGGCCACCGGCCATCCGGTCATTGCGGTGGAACCGAACGCCGCCATGCGCGCTGCGTCCGAGCAGTGGCTGGCACCGCAGTACCCACGATTCAGCGCTATCGACGGCCGCGCCGAGGCCACCGGCCTGGACGATGCCAGCGTTGACCTGGTCAGCGTCGCGCAGGCCTTCCACTGGTTCGATACCGTAGCGGTGCGCGCCGAGTGGCAGCGCATCCTGCGCCCGGGTGGCCAGGCACTGATCTACTGGAACTCGCGCCTGCTCGATGCCAGCCCGTTCCTGGTCGGCTACGAACAGCTGCTGCTGGACTACGGCACCGACTACACCGCCGTGGCCGAGCGCTACCAGGACGACGCCACCATGCAGGCCTGGTTCGGCGCCGGGCTGCGCGGCATGGTGCAGCTGCCGAACGTGCAGTACCTGGATCTGGATGCCCTGCAAGGGCGCCTGCTGTCCTCCTCCTATGCCCCCCAACCCGGTCACCCGCGCCATGCGCCGATGATCGCCGCTCTGCAGGACCTGTTCGCCGCCCACGCGGTCGACGGCCAGGTTGCTTTTGAATATCGAACCCGAGCCTTCCTCGGCACGCTGGACTGA
- the murB gene encoding UDP-N-acetylmuramate dehydrogenase, translated as MDTTDAAAPLRWTLTRNAPLQALNTFHVQASAAQLLELHDAALLPEVLALPEVASGPLLVLGSGSNVLIAEDLPGTVLVFGNRDISFLEHRADHAVIRAGAGVPWHGLVMWSLQEGLSGLENLALIPGTAGAAPIQNIGAYGAQVGEFIQSVEAWDCQEQAWVRLDNEQCGFAYRDSVFKQQMDRYLITAIELKLPLLHDLRMDYAGIREELQAQGVELPGAVDVANAVIAIRRRKLPDPDVLGNAGSFFKNPVLPLEQVDVLLQHFPDLPVFPSDQDGKRKVSAAWMIESCGWKGFREGDAGVAASHALVLVNHGNASGAELLALARRISASVLEKFGVPIEPEPRLLGAQW; from the coding sequence ATGGACACCACCGATGCAGCCGCACCGCTGCGCTGGACGCTCACCCGCAATGCGCCCCTGCAGGCACTGAACACCTTCCATGTGCAGGCCAGCGCGGCACAGCTGCTGGAACTGCACGACGCTGCCCTGCTGCCGGAAGTGCTGGCGCTGCCCGAAGTGGCCAGCGGCCCACTGCTGGTGCTGGGCAGCGGCAGCAACGTACTGATCGCAGAAGACCTGCCCGGCACCGTGCTGGTGTTCGGCAACCGCGACATCAGTTTCCTTGAACACCGCGCCGACCATGCGGTGATCCGCGCCGGCGCCGGTGTGCCCTGGCATGGCCTGGTGATGTGGTCGCTGCAGGAAGGCCTGTCCGGCCTGGAAAACCTGGCCCTGATTCCCGGCACCGCCGGTGCCGCGCCGATCCAGAACATCGGTGCCTATGGCGCGCAGGTTGGCGAATTCATCCAGTCCGTCGAGGCCTGGGACTGCCAGGAACAGGCCTGGGTGCGGCTGGACAACGAACAGTGTGGCTTCGCCTACCGCGACAGCGTGTTCAAGCAGCAGATGGACCGTTACCTGATCACTGCCATCGAGCTGAAGCTGCCATTGCTGCATGACCTGCGCATGGACTACGCCGGCATCCGCGAGGAACTGCAGGCACAGGGCGTGGAACTGCCGGGTGCGGTGGACGTAGCCAATGCGGTGATCGCGATCCGCCGCCGCAAGCTGCCCGACCCGGACGTGCTGGGCAATGCCGGCAGCTTCTTCAAGAACCCGGTGCTGCCGCTGGAACAGGTTGACGTGCTGCTGCAGCACTTCCCCGACCTGCCGGTGTTCCCGTCCGACCAGGACGGCAAGCGCAAGGTTTCGGCGGCCTGGATGATCGAGTCCTGCGGCTGGAAGGGTTTCCGCGAAGGCGATGCCGGCGTGGCCGCCAGCCACGCGCTGGTGCTGGTCAACCATGGCAACGCCAGCGGCGCTGAACTGCTGGCACTTGCACGCCGCATCTCGGCCTCGGTGCTGGAGAAGTTCGGCGTGCCGATCGAACCGGAGCCCCGCCTGCTCGGCGCCCAGTGGTGA
- a CDS encoding DMT family transporter, producing the protein MRAALLMLGSTMAFGLMAVAIRYATRYVPTQEVAFFRNAFGLLALLPMLLRPGHAPLKTQQLPRYFVRSAIGLGSMLCAFWALGHLPLAQAVSLSYSTPLFVTIAAVLWLGETVRVRRWAAVVVGFIGVLVIVRPGTAGFTAGSLVAVAAAVLSSLVAIQIKQLTRVDSADTVVLYTYVFWVPLSLVPALFVWVWPTGIAWLWLLATGVLGTIGQLLWTRALRLGEVSALTPISFLQLPLVTLFGWLLFNESVDRWTLIGASIILAANAYIAHREAVLSRRAASAAASAAAKPAE; encoded by the coding sequence ATGCGGGCGGCGCTGCTGATGCTCGGCAGTACGATGGCGTTCGGCCTGATGGCGGTGGCGATCCGCTATGCCACGCGCTACGTGCCGACCCAGGAAGTAGCGTTCTTCCGCAACGCCTTCGGCCTGCTGGCCCTGTTGCCGATGCTGTTGCGCCCGGGCCATGCGCCGCTGAAGACCCAGCAGCTGCCGCGCTATTTCGTGCGCAGTGCGATCGGCCTCGGTTCGATGCTGTGCGCGTTCTGGGCGCTGGGCCACCTGCCTTTGGCGCAGGCGGTTTCGCTGTCGTATTCCACGCCGCTGTTCGTCACGATTGCCGCCGTGCTGTGGTTGGGGGAAACCGTGCGCGTGCGGCGCTGGGCTGCGGTCGTGGTCGGCTTCATCGGCGTGCTGGTGATCGTGCGGCCCGGTACCGCGGGCTTCACCGCGGGCAGCTTGGTGGCGGTGGCTGCCGCCGTGCTCAGCTCATTGGTGGCGATCCAGATCAAGCAGCTGACCCGCGTCGACAGCGCCGACACCGTGGTGCTCTACACCTACGTGTTCTGGGTACCCCTGTCGCTGGTGCCGGCCCTGTTCGTCTGGGTCTGGCCGACCGGCATCGCCTGGCTGTGGCTGCTGGCCACCGGCGTACTCGGCACTATCGGCCAGCTGCTGTGGACGCGGGCACTGCGGCTCGGTGAAGTCTCGGCACTGACCCCGATCAGCTTCCTGCAGCTGCCGCTGGTAACACTCTTCGGCTGGCTGTTGTTCAACGAAAGCGTGGATCGCTGGACGCTCATCGGCGCCAGCATCATCCTCGCCGCGAACGCCTACATCGCCCACCGCGAAGCGGTGTTGTCGCGGCGTGCCGCAAGTGCGGCGGCCTCGGCAGCGGCCAAGCCCGCAGAATGA
- the amaB gene encoding L-piperidine-6-carboxylate dehydrogenase, which yields MSSELLKSLGLDAINAGTYLGNGEWSSATSGELITPVNPTTGEPIAQVRATTEAEYETVVARAQEAFKVWRTTPAPRRGEAVRLCGEALRKHKDALGSLVALEMGKSKPEGDGEVQEMIDIADFAVGQSRMLYGYTMHSERPGHRMYEQYHPLGLVGIISAFNFPVAVWSWNSFLAAICGDVCIWKPSNKTPLTAIASLKICNDALREAGFPDIFFLINDAGTALSEKMVDDRRVPLISFTGSTQVGRTVNEKVARRLGRCLLELGGNNAIILDETADLKLAVPGIVFGAVGTAGQRCTTTRRLIVHRSIYADVLATLVKAYKQVEGKIGDPTDAANLMGPLNSDGAVQQFLDAIAQAKAAGGTIETGGTRIDRAGNFVLPAIVSGLKNSDAVVQHETFAPILYVMPYDSIDEAIDMQNGVPQGLSSSIFTQNLKTAEKFLSAAGSDCGIANINIGTSGAEIGGAFGGEKDTGGGRESGSDAWKVYMRRQTNTINYSDSLPLAQGIKFDL from the coding sequence ATGTCTTCCGAGCTGCTCAAGTCCCTTGGCCTGGACGCGATCAACGCTGGCACGTACCTGGGCAACGGGGAGTGGTCGAGCGCGACCAGCGGTGAGCTGATCACCCCGGTCAACCCGACCACCGGCGAGCCGATCGCGCAGGTCCGCGCGACCACCGAGGCCGAGTACGAGACCGTCGTCGCCCGCGCCCAGGAAGCCTTCAAGGTCTGGCGCACCACGCCGGCCCCGCGTCGCGGCGAAGCCGTGCGCCTGTGCGGCGAAGCACTGCGCAAGCACAAGGACGCCCTGGGTTCGCTGGTGGCGCTGGAAATGGGCAAGAGCAAGCCGGAAGGCGACGGCGAAGTGCAGGAGATGATTGACATCGCCGATTTCGCCGTGGGCCAGAGCCGCATGCTGTACGGCTACACCATGCATTCCGAGCGCCCCGGCCACCGCATGTACGAGCAGTACCACCCGCTGGGCCTGGTCGGCATCATCTCTGCCTTCAACTTCCCGGTCGCGGTGTGGAGCTGGAACTCGTTCCTGGCCGCCATCTGTGGCGACGTGTGCATCTGGAAGCCGTCCAACAAGACGCCGCTGACCGCCATCGCCTCGCTGAAGATCTGCAACGACGCCCTGCGCGAAGCCGGTTTCCCGGACATCTTCTTCCTGATCAACGATGCGGGCACCGCGCTGTCGGAAAAGATGGTCGATGACCGTCGCGTGCCGCTGATCAGCTTCACCGGCTCGACCCAGGTCGGCCGCACCGTCAACGAGAAGGTCGCGCGCCGCCTCGGCCGCTGCCTGCTGGAACTGGGCGGCAACAACGCCATCATCCTGGACGAAACCGCCGACCTGAAGCTGGCCGTTCCGGGCATCGTGTTCGGCGCCGTCGGCACCGCCGGCCAGCGCTGCACCACCACCCGCCGCCTGATCGTGCACCGCTCGATCTACGCCGACGTGCTGGCCACCCTGGTCAAGGCCTACAAGCAGGTCGAAGGCAAGATCGGCGATCCGACCGATGCCGCCAACCTGATGGGCCCGCTGAACAGCGACGGTGCCGTGCAGCAGTTCCTCGATGCCATCGCCCAGGCCAAGGCCGCTGGCGGCACCATCGAAACCGGCGGCACCCGCATCGACCGCGCGGGCAACTTCGTTCTGCCGGCCATCGTCTCCGGTCTGAAGAACAGTGACGCCGTGGTCCAGCACGAGACCTTCGCACCGATACTGTACGTGATGCCGTACGACAGCATCGACGAAGCCATCGACATGCAGAACGGCGTGCCGCAGGGCCTGTCGTCCTCGATCTTCACCCAGAACCTGAAGACCGCCGAGAAGTTCCTGTCGGCGGCCGGTAGCGACTGCGGCATCGCCAACATCAACATCGGCACGTCCGGTGCGGAAATCGGCGGCGCGTTCGGTGGCGAAAAGGACACCGGCGGTGGCCGCGAGTCGGGTTCGGATGCGTGGAAGGTCTACATGCGCCGCCAGACCAACACCATCAACTATTCGGACTCGCTGCCGCTGGCCCAGGGCATCAAGTTCGATCTGTGA
- a CDS encoding DUF418 domain-containing protein: MSADDRRLHGLDLARYLALAGMVLVNFRLAMAGPAEEAGWLAGFFHLLEGKASATFVTLAGLGLVLATQRQQWWPASVQTLRRALFLLVLGLLNLTVFPADILHYYAVYFALAVVWLRASPQVLLASIVGLAACSFWALLHWDYSQGWNWQTLEYAGLWQWPGAARNLLFNGFHPLLPWLCFFLLGMLLARLQLSQPRVQRALLVLGVLLIGAGQGVQHLAQGTPWQAWLGTQPMPPGPAYVLTGAGAACSVIAACLWLARVHPGDWLEPFTAAGRMTLTLYVGHILLGMGTLESLGLLDGRASLASVLLWALLFLMLATGAAWLWSWRFARGPLEAMMRRIAG; this comes from the coding sequence ATGAGCGCCGATGACCGGCGATTGCACGGCCTTGATCTGGCTCGCTACCTGGCTTTGGCCGGCATGGTGCTGGTCAACTTCCGCCTGGCGATGGCCGGTCCCGCTGAAGAAGCGGGCTGGCTGGCGGGATTCTTCCATCTGCTGGAAGGCAAGGCGTCGGCGACCTTCGTCACCCTGGCCGGTCTTGGCCTGGTGCTGGCTACGCAGCGGCAGCAATGGTGGCCAGCCAGCGTGCAGACCTTGCGGCGCGCGCTGTTCCTGCTGGTGCTGGGCCTGCTCAATCTGACCGTGTTCCCCGCCGACATCCTGCATTACTACGCGGTGTACTTCGCGCTGGCCGTGGTGTGGCTGCGCGCCTCCCCGCAGGTATTGCTGGCCAGCATTGTTGGCCTTGCCGCCTGTTCGTTCTGGGCGCTGCTGCACTGGGACTACAGCCAGGGATGGAACTGGCAGACGCTGGAGTACGCCGGCCTCTGGCAATGGCCAGGTGCCGCGCGCAACCTGCTGTTCAATGGCTTCCATCCGCTGCTGCCCTGGCTGTGCTTCTTCCTGCTGGGCATGTTGCTGGCGCGGCTGCAGTTGTCGCAACCGCGGGTGCAGCGTGCACTGCTGGTGCTGGGCGTGCTGTTGATCGGTGCCGGCCAGGGCGTGCAGCATCTTGCGCAGGGAACGCCATGGCAGGCGTGGCTGGGTACGCAACCGATGCCGCCGGGCCCCGCCTACGTGCTTACCGGTGCGGGCGCGGCCTGCAGTGTCATCGCCGCCTGCCTGTGGCTGGCACGGGTACATCCGGGCGACTGGCTGGAGCCGTTCACGGCGGCAGGGCGCATGACCCTCACGCTCTATGTCGGCCACATCCTGCTGGGCATGGGAACACTGGAAAGCCTTGGCCTGCTTGATGGGCGTGCTTCGCTTGCGTCGGTGCTGTTGTGGGCGCTGTTGTTCCTGATGCTGGCGACAGGCGCGGCGTGGCTGTGGTCGTGGCGGTTCGCACGCGGTCCGCTGGAAGCGATGATGCGGCGCATCGCGGGCTAG
- a CDS encoding DNA N-6-adenine-methyltransferase, with the protein MANKFGNADGGGFNKETWLTPPHILAALGPFDLDPCAAPSPRPWPSAARHIELPGDGLTAEWQGRVWCNPPYGAQAVRWLQRMAEHGNGVALVFARTETTMFQDQVWPRAHAVLFLRGRIAFCSPDGKPAMSDGHRPSS; encoded by the coding sequence ATGGCCAATAAGTTTGGAAACGCCGACGGCGGCGGCTTCAACAAGGAAACGTGGCTCACGCCGCCACACATCCTCGCCGCGCTCGGTCCCTTCGACCTCGACCCCTGCGCAGCCCCTTCGCCACGCCCTTGGCCGTCGGCCGCCAGGCACATCGAGTTGCCCGGGGACGGCCTGACGGCGGAGTGGCAAGGTCGGGTGTGGTGCAATCCGCCATATGGGGCCCAAGCCGTTCGCTGGCTTCAGCGGATGGCGGAACATGGGAACGGTGTGGCTCTGGTTTTTGCACGAACCGAGACGACCATGTTCCAGGATCAGGTCTGGCCACGGGCCCACGCAGTTCTGTTCTTGCGCGGCCGCATCGCGTTCTGTTCACCAGACGGCAAACCAGCAATGAGTGACGGGCACCGTCCGTCCTCATAG
- a CDS encoding DUF4190 domain-containing protein, translated as MSVAPRQTSALAVVSLVMGIASWTVLPFVASIVAIVTGHMARAEIRRRPQELEGDGLAVTGLVLGWVMVGAVVAAILVFILFFGGLAWLAAMSN; from the coding sequence ATGAGCGTGGCACCCCGACAGACAAGCGCCCTGGCCGTAGTCAGCCTGGTCATGGGCATCGCCAGCTGGACCGTCCTGCCCTTCGTGGCCAGCATCGTGGCCATCGTCACCGGCCACATGGCCCGCGCCGAGATCCGCCGCCGCCCGCAGGAACTGGAAGGCGATGGCCTTGCCGTCACCGGTCTTGTGCTGGGCTGGGTGATGGTCGGCGCGGTAGTCGCCGCCATCCTGGTCTTCATCCTGTTCTTCGGCGGCCTGGCCTGGCTCGCCGCGATGTCGAACTGA
- a CDS encoding aminoglycoside phosphotransferase family protein encodes MSFASAQHLGEVLQQSYGITATAVVPRPVGADANASVYRVDARHGQWWLKCRTYQVDPAVWDSLHWLRGTLGIDEIVAPWPALTGGASVQRWGLQFTLFPYIEGQSGFEAALSHGQWRRLGEVLRRLHASQLPTELQGALPTTRLETAALETVGQWLAGEGLAAAKDGLGRAFVSVWDRQHARITALHAQALQLHAALQEVPVDLHLCHTDLHAGNLLMGNDGGLHLIDWDGLSLAPRERDLMFIGAAVGGRWGRENPLGFEEGYGSDRGDPRWIAWYRHWRILQDLIEFQQVLLGSDGEERSPPLRRQSLHYLGEQFAPGNVFDAAERAYRALA; translated from the coding sequence ATGTCATTCGCTTCGGCGCAGCATCTCGGCGAAGTCCTGCAACAATCCTATGGCATTACCGCCACCGCCGTGGTGCCGCGCCCGGTGGGCGCCGACGCCAATGCCAGCGTGTATCGTGTGGACGCGCGCCACGGGCAATGGTGGCTGAAATGCCGCACGTACCAGGTTGATCCGGCGGTATGGGACAGCCTGCACTGGCTGCGCGGTACGCTGGGCATCGATGAAATCGTTGCCCCGTGGCCGGCGTTGACCGGTGGCGCGTCGGTGCAGCGTTGGGGATTGCAGTTCACCCTGTTCCCTTACATCGAAGGCCAGTCCGGGTTCGAGGCGGCGTTGAGCCATGGGCAGTGGCGGCGCCTGGGCGAGGTGCTGCGGCGCCTGCACGCGTCTCAGCTGCCGACCGAACTGCAGGGTGCGCTTCCGACCACGCGGCTGGAAACTGCGGCACTTGAGACCGTTGGGCAGTGGCTGGCCGGCGAGGGCCTTGCGGCTGCAAAGGATGGACTGGGCCGTGCATTCGTTTCCGTATGGGACCGGCAGCATGCGCGCATCACCGCGCTGCACGCGCAGGCACTGCAGCTGCACGCGGCATTGCAGGAGGTTCCGGTTGACCTGCACCTGTGTCATACCGATCTGCATGCCGGCAATCTGCTGATGGGCAATGACGGTGGCCTGCACCTGATCGATTGGGACGGCCTGTCGCTGGCCCCGCGTGAGCGTGACCTGATGTTCATCGGTGCCGCGGTTGGCGGGCGCTGGGGGCGTGAGAATCCGCTGGGCTTCGAGGAGGGTTATGGCAGCGACCGCGGCGACCCGCGCTGGATCGCGTGGTACCGGCACTGGCGCATCCTGCAGGACCTGATCGAGTTCCAGCAGGTGTTGCTGGGCAGCGATGGAGAGGAGCGTTCGCCTCCATTGCGGCGGCAGTCGCTGCACTATCTGGGCGAACAGTTCGCGCCGGGCAATGTGTTCGATGCTGCGGAGCGTGCGTATCGCGCGCTGGCGTAG
- a CDS encoding SDR family NAD(P)-dependent oxidoreductase: MNTVGNAAEHGSALQGRKPVIDFTGRRVLIAGGSKGIGREMALAFAAAGAQVSACARGQAGLDALQADAHAQGTSLHTFATDLADIGQIQVWLDAAANALGGIDVLVNNATGYGMADDEDGWAASLQIDLMAAVRASRLALPWLRASSDACILNLSSIAAQQPRPGGAPYAAAKAALSHYTTSQALALAKDRIRVNAIAPGSIEFDDGLWDRRRTEDPALYHGTVAKIPFGRFGHPREIADAALFLCSPLARWITGHVLNVDGGQVLMG; this comes from the coding sequence ATGAACACCGTTGGAAATGCAGCCGAGCATGGCTCGGCTCTACAAGGTCGCAAGCCGGTGATTGATTTCACCGGCCGCCGCGTGCTGATCGCCGGCGGCAGCAAGGGCATTGGCCGTGAAATGGCGCTGGCATTCGCTGCTGCCGGTGCGCAGGTATCGGCCTGCGCCCGCGGACAGGCCGGGCTGGACGCCCTGCAGGCCGACGCCCATGCCCAAGGCACGTCGCTGCACACGTTTGCCACCGATCTGGCCGACATTGGCCAGATCCAGGTGTGGCTGGACGCTGCCGCCAACGCACTCGGCGGCATCGATGTGCTGGTCAACAACGCCACCGGCTACGGCATGGCCGATGACGAAGATGGCTGGGCCGCCAGCCTGCAGATCGATCTGATGGCGGCGGTGCGGGCCTCGCGCCTGGCACTGCCCTGGCTGCGCGCATCCAGCGATGCCTGCATCCTCAACCTGTCCTCGATCGCCGCACAGCAGCCACGCCCCGGCGGCGCACCCTACGCCGCCGCCAAGGCCGCGCTGTCGCACTACACCACCTCGCAGGCACTGGCGCTGGCCAAGGACCGGATCCGGGTCAACGCCATCGCACCCGGTTCCATCGAATTCGACGATGGCCTGTGGGATCGCCGCCGCACCGAAGACCCCGCGCTGTACCACGGCACCGTGGCGAAGATCCCGTTCGGCCGCTTCGGCCATCCGCGCGAGATTGCCGACGCGGCCCTGTTCCTGTGCTCGCCGCTGGCGCGCTGGATCACCGGCCATGTGCTCAATGTGGACGGCGGCCAGGTGTTGATGGGCTGA
- a CDS encoding tyrosine-type recombinase/integrase yields MRKLYRANPGRAPLWLFMAHTGLRRGELVGLGKDSAAGSRLRVESEPDEDGQGRTKSGKWREVQLNRYARWALRRLPDPLVAVHKDTVSDWFASDAKRAGIGGSLHRLRHTFCAHVVMAGVPLRRVQILAGHADYATTEKFYAHLTPEGDDGAVAKLRY; encoded by the coding sequence ATGCGCAAGCTGTATCGTGCGAACCCCGGTCGGGCGCCTCTGTGGCTTTTCATGGCCCACACGGGTCTGCGCCGTGGTGAGCTGGTTGGACTGGGCAAGGATTCGGCGGCAGGGAGCAGACTCAGGGTCGAGAGCGAGCCAGACGAAGATGGCCAGGGGCGCACGAAGTCAGGCAAGTGGCGCGAGGTGCAGCTTAACCGGTATGCGCGCTGGGCGCTGCGCCGCCTACCCGATCCGCTGGTGGCCGTGCACAAAGACACCGTATCCGACTGGTTCGCGTCCGATGCCAAGCGGGCTGGGATCGGCGGCAGCCTCCACCGGCTACGGCACACCTTCTGCGCCCACGTGGTGATGGCCGGAGTGCCATTGCGAAGGGTGCAGATTCTGGCCGGCCATGCCGATTACGCCACGACCGAGAAGTTCTACGCCCATCTGACGCCTGAGGGCGACGATGGCGCGGTGGCGAAGCTCAGGTACTGA
- a CDS encoding quinone-dependent dihydroorotate dehydrogenase, whose protein sequence is MYSLARPFLFSLDAERAHGLGLSAMDLAYRTGTTPLLAARIAPMPSTVFGLTFPNPVGLAAGLDKNGEHIDALFALGFGFVEIGTITPRPQAGNPQPRLFRLPEHNAIINRMGFNNAGVDALVRNVERARNRRGLLGINIGKNKDTPNEQAVDDYIACLDKVYPLADYITVNISSPNTAGLRELQEETALRQLVSQLRDRQEALAAQHGRRVPMLVKVAPDLSERDIDAAARVLGELQVDGVIATNTTIDHSKVAGDPLANEAGGLSGAPVLEQSTLVLRRLRSRLPESVPLIGVGGILSGADAVAKMAAGAALVQCYSGLIFRGPALVSECVEAIRRRREAPSRGAVAPL, encoded by the coding sequence ATGTATTCGCTTGCCCGCCCCTTCCTGTTCTCGCTCGACGCCGAGCGCGCCCACGGCCTCGGCCTGTCCGCAATGGACCTGGCCTATCGCACCGGCACCACGCCGCTGCTGGCCGCCCGCATCGCGCCGATGCCGAGCACCGTGTTCGGGCTGACGTTCCCCAATCCGGTCGGCCTCGCTGCTGGCCTGGACAAGAACGGCGAGCATATCGATGCGCTGTTCGCGCTGGGCTTCGGCTTCGTCGAAATCGGCACCATCACCCCGCGCCCGCAGGCCGGCAACCCGCAGCCGCGCCTGTTCCGCCTGCCGGAGCACAACGCGATCATCAACCGCATGGGCTTCAACAACGCGGGCGTGGATGCGCTGGTGCGCAATGTCGAACGCGCGCGCAACCGTCGCGGCCTGCTCGGCATCAACATCGGCAAGAACAAGGACACCCCCAACGAACAGGCCGTGGACGATTACATCGCCTGCCTGGACAAGGTGTATCCGCTGGCCGACTACATCACGGTCAACATCTCCTCGCCCAACACCGCCGGCCTGCGTGAGCTGCAGGAAGAGACCGCACTGCGCCAGCTGGTCAGCCAGCTGCGTGACCGCCAGGAAGCCCTGGCTGCGCAGCACGGTCGCCGCGTGCCGATGCTGGTGAAGGTGGCGCCGGACCTCAGTGAACGCGACATCGATGCCGCCGCGCGCGTGCTGGGCGAACTGCAGGTGGACGGCGTGATCGCCACCAACACCACCATCGACCACAGCAAGGTGGCCGGCGATCCGCTGGCCAACGAGGCCGGTGGCCTGTCCGGCGCGCCGGTGCTGGAGCAGTCCACGCTGGTGCTGCGCCGCCTGCGTTCGCGCCTGCCCGAATCGGTACCGCTGATCGGTGTCGGCGGCATCCTGTCCGGTGCCGATGCCGTGGCCAAGATGGCCGCCGGCGCCGCGCTGGTGCAGTGCTACAGCGGCCTGATCTTCCGTGGCCCCGCCCTGGTCTCCGAATGCGTGGAGGCGATCCGTCGCCGCCGCGAAGCGCCGAGCCGCGGCGCGGTGGCGCCGCTGTGA